A single window of Psychromonas ingrahamii 37 DNA harbors:
- a CDS encoding PTS sugar transporter subunit IIB, translated as MNILVVCGNGLGTSLMMEITIKSILKELEVKADVDHVDLGSAKGTVCDIFVGTKDITEQLVAQNVGGKIVTLDNMVDKLAMKERLSAALQELGAL; from the coding sequence ATGAACATTTTAGTTGTATGTGGGAATGGTCTTGGTACAAGTTTAATGATGGAAATAACCATTAAATCGATTCTTAAAGAGTTAGAAGTAAAAGCAGATGTTGACCATGTCGATTTGGGATCGGCCAAAGGAACAGTTTGTGATATTTTTGTCGGTACTAAAGATATTACTGAACAGCTGGTTGCACAAAATGTTGGTGGCAAGATTGTCACCCTTGATAATATGGTTGATAAATTAGCAATGAAAGAACGACTATCCGCTGCACTGCAAGAACTTGGCGCATTATAG
- a CDS encoding PTS sugar transporter subunit IIA has product MLKKLLTEDVISIYESAENWQQAIKFACQPLLDNGAIEPSYVDAIFKCHQEIGPYYVIGPGIAMPHARPEDGVNRLSLGLTVIKNGVNFNNEENDPVKLLVTLAATDSDSHVIAIQQLMELFMNEEHIEAICNASNVAEIRSIIEQY; this is encoded by the coding sequence ATGCTTAAAAAACTGCTTACAGAAGACGTTATAAGTATTTATGAAAGCGCTGAAAACTGGCAGCAGGCTATTAAGTTTGCATGTCAACCGCTGCTTGATAACGGCGCGATAGAGCCAAGTTATGTAGATGCGATTTTTAAGTGCCATCAGGAAATCGGTCCTTATTATGTTATTGGTCCTGGCATTGCGATGCCTCATGCAAGACCGGAAGACGGTGTTAATAGACTGTCTTTAGGTTTAACGGTTATTAAAAATGGCGTTAACTTTAATAATGAAGAGAACGATCCGGTAAAGCTGTTAGTGACGCTCGCGGCGACAGACAGTGACAGTCACGTTATAGCCATTCAGCAGTTGATGGAATTATTTATGAACGAAGAGCATATCGAAGCAATCTGCAATGCATCAAATGTTGCTGAAATTCGCAGTATTATAGAGCAGTATTAA
- a CDS encoding LacI family DNA-binding transcriptional regulator: protein MEVTRKRRGTGRVTLADVAKAAGVGTMTVSRVLRMPDQVSDKLRDKIQQVIDELGYIPNRAAGALASGKSNSIAVILPSLVDKMCSQFIPPFQNILNQAGHQLILGYSNYSISQEEQLLSPLLASNPSAIVLFGSERSAQSTKMIKNAQLTMLEVAEINDLSFDLNIGIDHYQASKEMTNYLIKKGYQNIAFVGFQNGQNILRKQLGGWQSAMLENYLSPDHFLIANDLTDIKLGSEGLAKLLLRESTLDAVICTNEEIATGVLFECQRRVLKIPQDIAITCLDGSILSQQCVPTLTSIELDYVNMGKEAANLLLERLLDKEQSDAKQINIGFKLCERASS from the coding sequence ATGGAAGTGACTCGTAAACGTCGCGGGACAGGACGTGTAACATTAGCAGATGTAGCAAAAGCAGCAGGCGTAGGAACGATGACGGTATCTAGGGTATTAAGAATGCCCGATCAGGTTTCCGATAAACTAAGGGATAAAATACAGCAAGTTATTGATGAATTAGGTTATATACCTAATCGTGCCGCAGGTGCATTAGCCTCTGGGAAAAGTAACTCGATTGCGGTGATCCTTCCCTCTTTAGTTGATAAAATGTGTTCTCAATTTATCCCCCCATTTCAAAATATACTCAATCAGGCAGGTCACCAACTAATATTGGGTTACAGCAATTATTCAATTTCACAAGAAGAGCAGTTACTTTCTCCTTTATTAGCAAGCAACCCCTCTGCCATCGTGCTTTTCGGTAGCGAGCGATCTGCCCAATCGACAAAAATGATTAAAAACGCTCAGCTTACTATGCTTGAAGTGGCTGAAATAAATGATCTTTCCTTTGATTTAAATATTGGTATTGATCATTATCAGGCAAGCAAAGAGATGACGAATTATTTAATTAAAAAAGGTTATCAGAATATTGCTTTTGTCGGTTTCCAAAACGGACAAAATATTTTACGTAAGCAACTAGGTGGTTGGCAGTCAGCTATGCTGGAAAATTACTTATCTCCAGATCATTTTTTAATAGCCAATGATCTTACTGATATAAAATTAGGCAGTGAAGGGCTCGCTAAATTATTATTGCGGGAGAGTACGCTAGATGCTGTTATCTGCACTAATGAAGAGATTGCAACAGGCGTGTTGTTTGAATGCCAACGACGTGTTCTTAAAATTCCGCAAGATATTGCTATAACATGTCTAGATGGTTCAATACTCAGTCAGCAATGTGTACCGACACTGACCAGTATCGAGCTTGACTACGTGAACATGGGTAAAGAAGCAGCCAATCTATTACTGGAAAGATTATTGGATAAAGAGCAGAGTGATGCTAAACAAATTAATATCGGTTTTAAGCTTTGTGAACGAGCAAGCAGTTGA